In the Acetobacterium sp. KB-1 genome, CCGGACAGTGGTACCGTGATAGCCCTTGTATACAAATAAATCCAGGCTGCTTAATAAAATCGCCTGTCTTCGTTTTTCCGTTTGTTCCGCCCGATTTCCCATCCGTGATCACCTCGTTATTTTATTGATCATTTGCTCAACAAAATAATATATCAAGTCAAACCTCTTGTCAATAATTATTGATCATTTGCTCAATAATAAGTTCAGTATTTTTTATATTAATCCTTTTAACGATCTTTTACGGTTTTAACCTCACATTCCACTTCATAAAAATCATTAATTATGCAATCCACTTCTTTCATATCTTCGAAAATCGCCTGTCTATCTTTGGGTGAAATTGCGATAATCTTTCCAATTCCGGCTTTATATGCTGACTGTATTCCAGAGATCGCATCCTCGATCACGACACAATTTTGGGCGTCAACTTGTATCATTTTAGCCGCTTTTATATAAATATCGGGGTTTGGTTTTCCTTTTATCGTTCCGTCATTGTAAATGATTTTGTCATTATCAAACCACTTATTTAATTGAAATTCTTTTCTGTAAAAATCAACATTGACTTTTGTTGATGCCGTTGCAATTGTTCTTGGGATATTATGCTTTTTTAAATTATCCAACAACCGGATCGCGCCAGGTGCTAATTTAAAATTTACCGCATCTTCGGTACATAGTTTGCGATAAATAATTTCCTTTTTTTCCGACAAGTCATCAATTACATCTACCGATAAACTTTTTTCGAGAAAATACCCTAATATAAAGTCATTGTTACGCCCGTGTACATATTGCAAAAATTCGCTGTCACTAATCTCTCTATTGCACAATTCTTTGATAAATATCCGCCATGCTAACTCATGTTTGTCCGAATCCCAAAACAACGTACCATTAAAATCAAAAATTAAACCAATTTTGTTTATACCTGAATCCAAGATATTCATTGTGTCTCCTCTCCTTCAATTCTAAACTATTTTTCGCGCTTTGAAAAAATGCTGGTTCTGTTGAGGTCCAGGGTTTTTGAGGTAAGTATGATAAGAAACTCTTCAAGGGATGCCAGAAAAGCTAAAATCCCCGTTATGATGAGCAGATTATTGCCCCAAAAAGGATAGACTAACGGGCAGAAAAAGAAAAATAGGCCCGATAATTTAT is a window encoding:
- a CDS encoding HAD family phosphatase gives rise to the protein MNILDSGINKIGLIFDFNGTLFWDSDKHELAWRIFIKELCNREISDSEFLQYVHGRNNDFILGYFLEKSLSVDVIDDLSEKKEIIYRKLCTEDAVNFKLAPGAIRLLDNLKKHNIPRTIATASTKVNVDFYRKEFQLNKWFDNDKIIYNDGTIKGKPNPDIYIKAAKMIQVDAQNCVVIEDAISGIQSAYKAGIGKIIAISPKDRQAIFEDMKEVDCIINDFYEVECEVKTVKDR